The sequence CCAGCAGGATCGCGGAGTGCGCGGCCCACAGGAGCGAGGCGGCGGCGGTCAGGCCGACGTAGCCGAGCAGCAGGCGGCGGCGGGGGCCGATCTTCCAGGCGATGGTGCCCATGGCGATGCCGGCGACCATGTTGCCGGCCGCGAAGACGCCGTACAGGAGGCCGTTGGCCCCGGGGTTGCCGATCTCCTCGGAGAAGGCGGCGAGCGAGACCTGCATGCCGCCGAAGACGGCGCCGATGCCGATGAAGGCGACGATCAGGACGCGCAGGCCCGGGAAGGACAGGGCGGAGGCGTGCTTCTCACCGTCGGCGGCGCGGGCGACCGGCTTGGGCTGGGTGCCGCGCTGGGCGGCGAAGAGCAGACCGCCGACGATCGTCAGCGTCGCCTCGGTGATCAGGCCCGCGGAGGGGTGGATCGCGGTGCACAGGAAGGTGGCCAGCACCGGGCCCACCACGAAGGTGAACTCGTCGGTGACGGACTCGAACGCGGCCGCGGTCGGCAGCAGCGGGGAGCCCTCCAGCTTGGCGGCCCAGCGGGACCGGACCATGGGGCCGACCTGCGGGACGGAGGCACCGGCGGGGACGGCGGCCAGCGCGAGGGCCCACAGCGGCGCACCCAGCAGGGCGAGCGCGGTCAGGGCGCTGACGGCGGCGGCGTGCGCGAGGACGGCCGGCACCAGGACGCGGCTCTGGCCGATCCGGTCGGCCAGCTTGCCCATCTGGGGGGCGAACAGGGCCATGGAGACGCCGGTGACGGCGGCGACGATGCCGGCGCTGCCGAAGGATCCGGTGGTGTGCTGCACCAGCAGCACGATGCTGATCGTCAGCATCGCGAAGGGCTGCCGGGCGG comes from Streptomyces sp. NBC_01408 and encodes:
- a CDS encoding MFS transporter, which codes for MTSAVTTDKSARPGYGQLLRTPGALSFLLPGFAARQPFAMLTISIVLLVQHTTGSFGSAGIVAAVTGVSMALFAPQMGKLADRIGQSRVLVPAVLAHAAAVSALTALALLGAPLWALALAAVPAGASVPQVGPMVRSRWAAKLEGSPLLPTAAAFESVTDEFTFVVGPVLATFLCTAIHPSAGLITEATLTIVGGLLFAAQRGTQPKPVARAADGEKHASALSFPGLRVLIVAFIGIGAVFGGMQVSLAAFSEEIGNPGANGLLYGVFAAGNMVAGIAMGTIAWKIGPRRRLLLGYVGLTAAASLLWAAHSAILLGALGLVVGLCIAPALITGYTMIEQLIPAASRTEAFTWLTGAVAFGQAGAVTVAGRLTDAHGSSYGFLVPLVATALALVTLVALRSKLAPKTPSRIVGASGQATRPAAAQSAPKGAGNRANERGIGHRVPVTVD